One genomic window of Methanosalsum zhilinae DSM 4017 includes the following:
- a CDS encoding NOB1 family endonuclease gives MIDMEHIVADSAVFIMGKDINSKSLITVPSVIDELKSSQANMRFQLAAEEGARVESPDPGLVKEVLKVARYSSDIEELSQTDVDILAKALEYKESSVLFSDDYAVQNVAVLLKINVKPVSQKKISDVLVWGKKCTGCKKRFDGGDICPVCGSALKKVRKRKV, from the coding sequence ATGATAGATATGGAACATATTGTTGCAGATTCTGCAGTATTTATAATGGGAAAGGATATAAACAGCAAAAGTCTGATCACTGTACCCTCTGTAATAGATGAGCTGAAAAGCAGTCAGGCAAATATGAGATTCCAGCTTGCTGCTGAAGAAGGAGCCAGAGTGGAGTCTCCAGATCCGGGACTGGTCAAAGAAGTGCTCAAGGTTGCCAGATACAGCAGTGATATAGAGGAACTTTCTCAAACAGATGTGGATATACTGGCAAAGGCACTGGAATATAAAGAGAGTTCTGTCCTGTTTAGTGATGATTATGCAGTCCAGAATGTTGCAGTATTGTTGAAAATAAATGTAAAACCCGTATCCCAGAAAAAGATATCTGACGTGCTGGTCTGGGGTAAAAAATGCACTGGGTGCAAAAAGCGTTTTGATGGAGGCGATATATGCCCGGTCTGTGGCTCAGCTCTTAAAAAGGTGCGAAAAAGAAAGGTATAA